A region from the Cannabis sativa cultivar Pink pepper isolate KNU-18-1 chromosome 9, ASM2916894v1, whole genome shotgun sequence genome encodes:
- the LOC115721913 gene encoding S-adenosylmethionine decarboxylase proenzyme 4: protein MAVSGFEGFEKRLELHFFGDDPTEMDLNNLGRGLGLRRLDFDSLQQVLHAVQCTVVSAVGNLYFDSYVLSESSLFVYPDKIIIKTCGTTQLLKSVRPLIHHARHLGLSLSSVRYTRGNYIFPESQPFPHTSFKDEVVYLEDSLPNSLRFRKASVMPSKIPTHSWHVFTASTEIDLGDVFTIEICMTELDKVSAGKFFRRPSDGKNGDSAGKEMTEATAIGNINPSALICDYAFDPCGYSMNGIDGDRYSTIHVTPEDGYSYASFETVGSRHGGDDIARVLKKVAQIFRPATMSVSTTSAGRDVWGRVASALEPLGLKRRSCAADEFPSAGTVVYQTFTTRRK from the coding sequence ATGGCTGTATCGGGTTTTGAAGGGTTCGAGAAACGATTGGAGCTCCATTTCTTCGGAGATGACCCGACTGAAATGGACCTCAATAATTTGGGCCGAGGACTGGGCCTAAGGCGACTCGACTTTGATTCTCTACAACAAGTCCTTCACGCTGTACAATGCACTGTCGTTTCAGCCGTTGGAAACCTCTATTTCGATTCGTATGTTTTATCAGAGTCAAGTCTGTTCGTTTACCCTGATAAGATCATCATCAAGACTTGTGGGACCACTCAGCTGCTCAAATCCGTCCGTCCATTGATTCATCACGCTCGCCACCTGGGCTTATCTCTGTCGTCCGTTCGGTATACCCGCGGTAACTATATCTTCCCTGAGTCACAGCCTTTTCCCCATACGAGTTTCAAGGATGAGGTTGTATATCTCGAAGATTCTCTCCCAAACAGTCTTCGCTTCAGGAAAGCCTCTGTTATGCCTTCGAAAATTCCAACTCATTCATGGCACGTTTTCACAGCAAGTACCGAGATCGATCTAGGCGACGTCTTCACGATCGAGATCTGCATGACCGAGCTCGATAAGGTCTCTGCCGGAAAGTTTTTCCGGCGACCGAGTGATGGAAAGAACGGTGATTCCGCCGGGAAGGAGATGACGGAAGCTACTGCCATCGGTAACATCAATCCTTCCGCATTAATCTGTGATTACGCTTTCGATCCTTGCGGTTACTCCATGAATGGAATCGACGGTGATCGTTACTCCACAATCCACGTCACGCCTGAGGACGGCTACAGCTACGCCAGCTTCGAGACAGTCGGTTCCCGCCACGGTGGAGACGACATCGCTAGGGTTTTGAAGAAAGTAGCTCAGATTTTCCGACCAGCGACCATGTCGGTTTCGACGACTTCAGCAGGTAGAGATGTTTGGGGGCGAGTCGCCTCAGCTCTCGAACCACTCGGTTTGAAACGCAGGAGTTGCGCCGCGGATGAGTTTCCATCTGCCGGAACCGTCGTGTACCAGACTTTCACGACTCGCCGAAAGTAG